Proteins from a single region of Pseudomonas sp. 10S4:
- a CDS encoding NAD(P)-dependent oxidoreductase, producing MKKQVVLYKKLSPLLMARLHEQTDVTLIESLDAEGLAKLRAALPQAQGLLGASLKLDAALLDLAPNLEAIASVSVGVDNYDINYLTERRVLLSNTPDVLTETTADTGFALILATARRVVELANLVRAGQWSRNIGPAQFGTDVHGKTLGIIGMGRIGEALAQRGHFGFGMPVIYHSHSPKPAVEQRFNAQYRTLPELLQQADFVCLTLPLTAETEGLIGAEQFALMGPETIFINISRGKVVDEAALIQALQDGKIRAAGLDVFEREPLNQDSPLMQLNNVVATPHIGSATHETREAMAKCAVDNLLMALAGERPVNLVNAEAWKA from the coding sequence ATGAAAAAGCAGGTTGTGCTGTACAAGAAACTCTCGCCGCTGCTGATGGCTCGCTTGCATGAGCAGACCGACGTGACCCTGATCGAAAGCCTGGATGCCGAGGGCCTCGCCAAGTTGCGCGCGGCCCTGCCCCAGGCTCAGGGCTTGCTGGGTGCGAGTCTGAAACTGGACGCTGCATTGCTCGACCTCGCACCGAATCTGGAAGCGATTGCCAGCGTCTCGGTGGGCGTCGACAACTACGACATCAATTACCTGACCGAACGACGGGTCCTGCTCAGCAACACTCCCGACGTGCTGACCGAAACCACGGCCGACACCGGTTTCGCGCTGATCCTGGCCACCGCCCGACGCGTAGTAGAACTGGCCAACCTGGTTCGCGCCGGCCAGTGGAGCCGCAACATCGGCCCAGCGCAGTTTGGCACCGATGTGCACGGCAAGACGCTGGGCATCATCGGCATGGGCCGCATCGGTGAAGCGCTGGCCCAGCGTGGGCATTTCGGGTTTGGCATGCCGGTGATTTATCACAGCCACTCGCCGAAACCGGCTGTCGAACAGCGCTTCAATGCGCAATACCGCACCCTGCCCGAGCTGTTGCAGCAAGCGGATTTTGTCTGCCTGACCTTGCCGCTGACCGCTGAAACCGAAGGGTTGATTGGCGCCGAACAGTTCGCCTTGATGGGCCCTGAAACGATCTTTATCAATATTTCACGGGGCAAAGTGGTGGACGAAGCAGCGCTGATCCAGGCGTTGCAGGACGGGAAAATTCGCGCGGCCGGGCTGGATGTGTTTGAGCGAGAGCCGCTGAACCAGGATTCGCCGTTGATGCAGTTGAACAACGTGGTGGCGACGCCGCACATTGGTTCGGCGACCCATGAAACGCGGGAAGCGATGGCCAAGTGTGCGGTGGACAATCTGCTGATGGCGTTGGCGGGTGAGCGGCCGGTGAATCTGGTGAATGCCGAGGCGTGGAAGGCTTAA
- a CDS encoding sugar phosphate isomerase/epimerase family protein, whose amino-acid sequence MNKPPVSISLSSYGADLVRQLGQGSFVDVLAAAGATRIEWREELLTVEDPTQLADATQAQGLESVYSSPTELWLAGQSKPNPELAITLQRAQTFGAKWLKVSLGYFTDNNDLQALARQLSQSPVQLLVENDQTLHGGRIEPFQRFFNEVEQHNLPIKMTFDIGNWQWQDQSAASAARLLGRHVGYVHCKAVVRRADGKLVAIPPGAADLHLWEQLLRHMAQGVMRAAEYPLQGDDLVQLTTEHVATLARLGQSRLESTHV is encoded by the coding sequence ATGAATAAACCACCCGTTTCCATCAGCCTGTCGAGCTACGGCGCCGACCTGGTCCGTCAACTCGGTCAAGGCAGTTTTGTCGACGTATTGGCCGCCGCCGGCGCCACGCGCATCGAATGGCGCGAAGAGTTGTTGACGGTTGAAGACCCGACGCAACTGGCCGACGCCACCCAGGCCCAAGGCCTGGAAAGCGTCTACTCCTCGCCCACCGAGCTGTGGCTCGCCGGTCAATCGAAACCCAATCCCGAGCTGGCCATAACCCTGCAACGGGCCCAAACATTCGGCGCCAAATGGCTGAAAGTCTCCCTCGGCTACTTCACCGACAACAACGATCTCCAGGCGTTGGCGCGGCAGCTGAGCCAGAGCCCGGTGCAACTGCTGGTCGAAAACGACCAGACCTTGCACGGCGGCCGCATCGAACCGTTCCAGCGTTTCTTCAATGAAGTCGAGCAGCACAACCTGCCGATCAAAATGACCTTCGACATCGGCAACTGGCAATGGCAGGACCAGTCCGCCGCCAGCGCCGCGCGGTTGCTCGGTCGGCATGTCGGTTACGTGCATTGCAAAGCGGTGGTCCGCCGGGCCGACGGTAAATTGGTGGCGATACCGCCCGGCGCCGCCGACCTGCATTTATGGGAACAACTGCTGCGGCATATGGCCCAAGGCGTAATGCGGGCGGCGGAATATCCGCTGCAAGGCGATGACCTGGTGCAACTGACCACCGAGCATGTCGCCACCCTCGCCCGCCTCGGTCAATCACGGTTGGAGAGCACGCATGTCTGA
- a CDS encoding LacI family DNA-binding transcriptional regulator gives MNDFSAAQRSRVTMLDVAEHAGVSKASVSRFIGDDRALLSDATALRIEQAISELGYRPNQMARGLKRGRTRLIGMLVADIRNPYSIAVMHGVETACRQHGYSLVVCNTDRDDEQERQHLALLRSYNIEGLIVNTLGHHRDELRELHREMPLVLVDRKVEQLESDLVGLDNPAAVELALAHLEERGYRDVLLVTEPFDGTSSRIERVSSFKAQIQQRPALQGAVVETGSDLTSHLKTFLDAPGPGPKALFCANGIAALASTHALRELGCKLFEDVGLIALDDLDWYPLVGSGITALAQPTAEIGASAFECLLKRLRGDIGPVRTVDFAARLVVRGSTLGDFQ, from the coding sequence GTGAACGATTTCTCCGCCGCCCAGCGCAGCCGCGTCACCATGCTCGATGTCGCCGAACACGCGGGCGTGTCCAAGGCCAGCGTGTCGCGCTTTATCGGCGACGACCGCGCGCTGCTCTCCGATGCCACTGCCTTGCGCATCGAGCAAGCCATCAGCGAGTTGGGCTATCGCCCCAACCAAATGGCCCGTGGCCTTAAACGCGGGCGAACTCGCCTGATTGGCATGCTGGTGGCCGATATCCGTAACCCTTATTCGATTGCCGTGATGCATGGCGTGGAAACCGCTTGCCGCCAGCACGGCTACAGCTTGGTGGTGTGCAACACCGATCGCGATGACGAGCAGGAACGTCAGCACTTGGCGTTGCTGCGCTCGTACAACATCGAAGGCTTGATCGTGAACACCTTGGGTCATCACCGCGATGAACTGCGCGAACTGCATCGGGAAATGCCGCTGGTATTGGTAGACCGCAAGGTTGAGCAACTCGAGAGCGACCTGGTCGGGCTGGATAATCCGGCCGCCGTTGAACTGGCCCTCGCCCACCTTGAAGAGCGCGGTTACCGCGATGTGTTGCTGGTGACTGAACCGTTTGACGGGACCAGTTCGCGGATCGAGCGGGTGAGCAGTTTCAAGGCGCAGATTCAGCAACGCCCTGCGCTACAAGGGGCTGTGGTCGAAACCGGCAGCGACCTGACCTCACATTTGAAAACCTTCCTCGATGCACCCGGCCCGGGGCCGAAAGCGCTGTTCTGTGCCAACGGGATTGCGGCGCTGGCCAGTACCCATGCGTTGCGTGAATTGGGCTGCAAGTTGTTCGAGGATGTCGGGCTGATTGCCCTCGATGATCTGGATTGGTATCCGTTGGTAGGCAGCGGGATTACCGCCCTCGCCCAGCCGACGGCGGAGATTGGTGCGAGTGCGTTTGAGTGTTTGCTCAAACGGTTGCGCGGGGATATCGGGCCGGTGCGGACGGTGGATTTTGCGGCGCGGTTGGTGGTGCGTGGGTCGACGCTTGGGGATTTTCAGTGA
- a CDS encoding pyridoxal phosphate-dependent aminotransferase, translating to MRYSALTQRIAGDGAAAWQIHDRALELREQGVDVLLLSVGDPDFDTPKLIVQAAIDSLLAGDTHYSDVRGTRALRNSIASRHRRRSGQAVDAGHVIVLPGAQCAVYSVAQCLLDPGDEVIVAEPMYVTYEGVFGACGAKVVPVAVRPENGFRVDPADVAALITPKTRVILLNSPNNPSGASLPLLIWQELAVLCVRHDLWLISDEVYSDLLYEGEHISPASLPGMAERTATINSLSKSHAMSGWRVGWVIGPKPLAEHLVHLSLCMLFGIPDFVQNAAQVALDGDLPEVAQMREEYRQRRDLVCARLSTCPGIRPIKPDGGMFVMVDVRQTGLCAQGFAERLLEGYGVSVLAGEAFGPSAAGHIRLGLVVDQVKLADACRRIALCAADLLEARRA from the coding sequence ATGCGCTATTCAGCCCTGACCCAACGCATCGCCGGTGACGGAGCGGCGGCCTGGCAGATTCATGATCGAGCGCTGGAGTTGCGCGAGCAGGGCGTTGATGTGCTGCTGCTGTCGGTGGGCGATCCGGATTTCGATACGCCCAAGCTTATTGTGCAGGCTGCGATCGACAGCCTGCTGGCCGGCGACACTCATTACTCCGACGTACGCGGCACCCGGGCGCTGCGTAACAGCATCGCCAGCCGGCATCGGAGACGCAGCGGTCAGGCGGTGGATGCCGGGCATGTGATCGTGTTACCGGGTGCGCAATGCGCGGTGTATTCGGTAGCGCAATGCCTGCTCGATCCGGGCGATGAAGTGATCGTCGCCGAACCGATGTATGTCACTTACGAAGGTGTTTTCGGGGCCTGCGGGGCAAAAGTGGTTCCGGTGGCGGTGCGTCCGGAGAATGGTTTTCGGGTGGATCCGGCCGATGTCGCGGCGCTGATCACCCCCAAAACCCGGGTGATTCTGCTCAACAGCCCAAACAATCCGTCTGGTGCCAGCCTTCCATTGTTGATCTGGCAGGAACTGGCGGTGCTCTGCGTTCGTCACGACTTGTGGCTGATCAGCGATGAGGTCTATAGCGACTTGCTGTACGAAGGTGAGCACATCAGCCCGGCCAGTTTGCCCGGCATGGCCGAGCGCACCGCGACCATTAATAGCCTGTCAAAATCCCACGCCATGAGCGGTTGGCGGGTCGGTTGGGTGATCGGTCCAAAACCCTTGGCCGAACACTTGGTGCACCTGTCGTTGTGCATGCTGTTTGGGATTCCGGATTTTGTGCAGAACGCTGCGCAAGTTGCACTGGACGGGGACTTGCCGGAAGTGGCGCAAATGCGTGAAGAATATCGCCAGCGCCGGGACCTGGTGTGCGCACGATTGAGCACGTGCCCTGGCATCCGGCCGATCAAGCCTGATGGCGGGATGTTCGTGATGGTCGATGTACGCCAGACGGGGCTGTGTGCCCAAGGGTTTGCCGAGCGGTTGCTGGAAGGGTATGGGGTGTCGGTGCTGGCGGGCGAGGCGTTCGGGCCGAGTGCGGCAGGGCATATTCGACTTGGGTTGGTGGTGGATCAGGTGAAACTGGCGGATGCGTGTCGGCGGATTGCGCTGTGTGCGGCGGATCTGCTTGAGGCTCGGCGGGCCTGA
- a CDS encoding MFS transporter, translated as MKTATLAARRWWYIMPIVFITYSLAYLDRSNYSLGAAAGMAKDLNITASASAFLAALFFLGYFFFQVPSASYAQRRSAKKLIFYALILWGILASCIGIVTNIWVLFVIRFAIGIVEAAIMPAMLILLSNWFTSGERSKANTFLILGNPVTVLWMSVVSAYLVSSVGWRWMFIIEGLPAVIWAFIWWRLADERPAQAKWLSDQEKQDLESALAAEQVGIKAVKNYAEAFRSPKVIVLALQFFCWSIGVYGFVLWLPSILKAGLQMDMVEAGWLSALPYLAAVIGMLAVSWGSDKLQKRKRFVWPPLLIASIAFYGSYALGAEHFWWSYTLLVIAGACMYAPYGPFFAIVPEILPANVAGGAMALINSMGALGSFGGSYLVGYLNSTTGSPGASYLLMSGALMLSVVLTIFLKPGASDRVVAKAVVKRPMAAHP; from the coding sequence ATGAAAACTGCAACACTCGCCGCCCGCCGCTGGTGGTACATCATGCCCATCGTATTCATCACCTACAGCCTGGCGTACCTCGACCGCTCGAATTACAGTCTGGGCGCCGCCGCGGGGATGGCGAAAGACCTCAACATCACGGCCAGCGCCTCGGCCTTCCTTGCAGCCCTGTTCTTCCTCGGCTACTTCTTCTTCCAGGTGCCGAGCGCGAGTTACGCGCAACGGCGGAGCGCGAAGAAGCTGATCTTCTACGCGCTGATCCTGTGGGGCATCCTGGCCAGCTGCATCGGCATCGTCACGAACATCTGGGTGCTATTCGTCATCCGGTTCGCGATCGGAATCGTCGAGGCGGCCATCATGCCCGCGATGCTCATCCTGCTCAGTAACTGGTTCACCAGCGGCGAACGCTCCAAAGCCAACACCTTCCTGATCCTCGGCAACCCGGTCACGGTGCTGTGGATGTCCGTCGTCTCGGCCTACCTCGTCAGCAGCGTTGGCTGGCGCTGGATGTTCATCATCGAGGGTCTGCCGGCGGTGATCTGGGCGTTTATCTGGTGGCGTCTGGCCGATGAGCGTCCAGCCCAGGCCAAGTGGCTCAGCGACCAGGAAAAACAAGACCTGGAAAGCGCCTTGGCCGCCGAACAGGTTGGCATCAAAGCCGTGAAGAACTACGCCGAAGCCTTCCGCTCGCCGAAAGTGATCGTGCTGGCCTTGCAGTTTTTCTGCTGGAGCATTGGCGTCTACGGTTTTGTGCTGTGGCTGCCGTCGATCCTCAAGGCTGGTTTGCAGATGGACATGGTCGAAGCCGGCTGGCTCTCGGCGCTGCCGTACCTGGCAGCGGTGATCGGCATGCTTGCGGTGTCCTGGGGCTCGGATAAATTGCAGAAGCGCAAACGCTTTGTGTGGCCGCCGCTGCTCATCGCCTCGATTGCGTTCTACGGCTCTTACGCGTTGGGCGCTGAACACTTCTGGTGGTCCTACACCTTGCTGGTGATCGCCGGCGCCTGCATGTACGCACCTTACGGGCCGTTTTTTGCGATCGTCCCGGAGATCCTGCCGGCCAACGTTGCCGGTGGCGCCATGGCGCTGATCAATAGCATGGGCGCACTTGGCTCGTTTGGCGGTTCTTATCTGGTCGGCTATTTGAACAGCACCACCGGTTCGCCCGGCGCGTCGTATCTGTTGATGAGCGGCGCGTTGATGCTCTCGGTGGTGCTGACGATTTTCCTCAAGCCCGGCGCCAGTGACCGGGTCGTGGCCAAGGCTGTTGTGAAACGGCCGATGGCTGCTCACCCTTGA
- a CDS encoding sugar kinase has product MSEIDILSFGETMAMFVAEQNGDLAEVGHFHKRIAGADSNVAIGLSRLGFNVTWLSRVGADSLGRFVIDTLEKEGLDCRHVAIDPAHPTGFQLKSRTDDGSDPVVEYFRRGSAASHLSVQSITTQLLNARHLHATGIPPALSASAREMSFELMTRMRAAGRSVSFDPNLRPSLWASEQQMITEINRLAALAHWVLPGLSEGRLLTGFEDPADIAAFYLDQGAEAVAIKLGPHGAYYRTHLDQGFVAGVPVQTVVDTVGAGDGFAVGMISALLENHSFADAVKRANWIGSRAVQSRGDMEGLPTRRELPAEFQDAIREQASLLQG; this is encoded by the coding sequence ATGTCTGAGATCGATATTCTGTCGTTCGGCGAAACCATGGCGATGTTCGTCGCCGAGCAGAACGGCGACCTGGCCGAGGTTGGCCATTTTCATAAACGCATTGCCGGGGCCGACAGCAACGTCGCCATCGGCTTGTCGCGACTGGGGTTCAACGTTACCTGGCTGAGCCGGGTCGGCGCTGATTCCCTGGGTCGCTTTGTGATCGATACGCTGGAGAAAGAAGGCCTGGATTGCCGCCATGTCGCTATCGACCCGGCGCACCCCACCGGGTTTCAGCTCAAGTCGCGTACCGATGATGGCAGCGACCCGGTGGTCGAATATTTCCGCCGTGGTTCGGCAGCCAGCCATTTGTCGGTGCAGTCGATTACCACGCAACTGCTCAACGCCCGGCACTTGCACGCCACCGGCATTCCGCCGGCACTGTCGGCCAGCGCTCGGGAAATGTCCTTCGAATTAATGACCCGCATGCGCGCGGCCGGTCGCAGCGTGTCTTTCGACCCGAACCTGCGCCCGAGCCTGTGGGCCAGCGAGCAACAGATGATTACCGAGATCAACCGCCTCGCCGCCCTCGCCCATTGGGTGCTGCCGGGTTTGAGCGAGGGTCGTTTGCTGACCGGGTTTGAAGACCCGGCGGACATTGCGGCGTTTTACCTCGACCAAGGTGCCGAAGCCGTGGCGATCAAACTCGGGCCGCACGGCGCTTATTACCGCACACATCTGGATCAGGGTTTTGTGGCTGGCGTACCGGTGCAAACGGTTGTCGATACTGTCGGGGCTGGCGATGGCTTTGCCGTAGGGATGATCAGCGCTCTGCTGGAAAACCACAGTTTTGCCGACGCCGTGAAGCGCGCCAACTGGATTGGCAGTCGTGCAGTGCAGAGTCGGGGGGATATGGAGGGATTGCCGACCCGCCGTGAGTTACCCGCCGAGTTTCAGGACGCCATTCGCGAGCAAGCTTCGCTACTACAGGGTTAG
- a CDS encoding autotransporter outer membrane beta-barrel domain-containing protein encodes MPPNTSQTIDGSTAVETWQLQNNASLTGTNAQTLNIAAAAGSTVNLTSSTVNSASGQGISLSSATALLNNTTVISNVGIGISGLRNVQSPGGSRISLSNNSTARGLLGGIAGNRFSDISVQNSTVQGTGATSFGVRLLEGSLTASGSIITGGQNGIIVGNDTVAASVSPSTIILDSTRVEGTTGSSIVIGNAPQTTQARANIEVRNGSTLVSGNNTALQVSNGASATLLVDNSALTGNVVVDQGSSGTVTLQNNASLTGDMQNVNTATLNNQAQMRGNVLGADSVVIDNRSTLTGNLQDIGSTTLNNQAQMRGNVLGADSVLIDNGSTLTGNLQDIGAATLNHLSNMTGNVTAASGSASSLTLDNGASLTGQVNNVANFSISNQALWQMTDSQSVNNLTLNGGRVRFGSNQEYFQLDVANLSGNGTFEMNTDFKQRITDLLNVTGSASGNHQLLVASSGADPVSDAPIKVVQTTGGSAHFGLVNGPVDVGAFTYGLVKEGEDWYLQPDREVVSTPTRSVLAIFGTAPTVIYGEMATLNNRMGDLRVNGGQTGGWVRSFGSRYSIGGNAYGGGYSQTQSGISMGVDTPVQIAGERVLLGAFAGYSKSNLDLSRGSSGEIGSTSLGMYGTWLGDSGYYLDTVAKLNHFRNDAKVTMSDGTQTKGNYNNLGASASVEFGKHIELDSDYYIEPFTQWQVAAVQGKDYSLDNGLRADANTTRSMLGKAGMNAGRSMTLANGSKLQPHLTAAVVREFARNNEVRVNDNKFNNDLSGNRLELGAGVSWTLNDRWQLHAELDTSKGDSVTKDYGVNIGAHIRF; translated from the coding sequence TTGCCGCCTAATACCTCGCAGACAATTGATGGCTCCACTGCGGTGGAGACCTGGCAACTGCAAAATAATGCCTCTCTGACGGGCACCAACGCCCAAACATTGAATATCGCCGCCGCGGCCGGCAGCACCGTCAACCTGACCAGCTCGACAGTCAACTCTGCGTCGGGACAAGGTATTTCCTTGAGCAGTGCTACGGCATTGCTAAACAACACCACCGTGATCAGCAACGTCGGCATCGGTATATCGGGCCTGCGAAATGTACAAAGCCCTGGTGGCTCGCGGATCAGCTTGAGCAACAACAGTACGGCGCGCGGGTTGCTTGGAGGCATTGCAGGCAACCGTTTCAGTGATATCTCCGTTCAAAACTCCACAGTACAGGGCACGGGCGCGACGAGTTTCGGCGTGCGCTTGCTTGAAGGCTCCCTGACTGCCAGCGGCAGCATCATCACCGGTGGGCAGAACGGTATTATCGTTGGCAACGACACGGTTGCCGCCAGCGTGTCACCGAGCACCATCATCTTGGACAGCACTCGAGTGGAAGGCACGACAGGTTCGAGCATAGTAATCGGCAACGCTCCCCAAACCACTCAGGCCCGCGCCAATATCGAGGTTCGCAACGGCTCGACACTGGTCAGCGGCAACAACACAGCGCTGCAAGTCAGCAACGGTGCTTCGGCGACGCTGCTGGTCGATAACAGTGCCTTGACGGGCAATGTCGTGGTCGATCAGGGCAGTTCCGGGACCGTGACCTTGCAAAATAACGCATCGCTTACCGGTGACATGCAAAACGTCAACACCGCCACGCTCAACAATCAGGCACAGATGCGCGGCAATGTGCTGGGGGCGGACAGTGTCGTGATCGACAATCGCTCGACACTGACGGGCAACCTGCAAGACATTGGCAGTACGACGCTGAACAATCAGGCACAGATGCGCGGCAATGTACTGGGGGCGGACAGTGTTTTGATCGACAACGGCTCGACGCTGACGGGTAACCTGCAAGACATTGGCGCCGCAACGCTGAACCATCTGAGCAACATGACCGGTAACGTCACAGCGGCGTCGGGCTCGGCATCCAGCCTGACGCTGGACAATGGTGCGAGTTTGACCGGCCAGGTCAATAACGTTGCCAACTTTTCCATCAGCAACCAGGCTCTGTGGCAAATGACTGACAGCCAGTCGGTCAATAACCTCACGCTTAATGGCGGCCGAGTGCGGTTTGGCAGCAATCAGGAATATTTTCAGTTAGACGTCGCGAACCTGTCTGGCAATGGCACGTTCGAGATGAACACCGACTTCAAACAACGCATCACGGATCTGTTGAACGTCACGGGCAGCGCATCAGGCAATCATCAGTTGCTGGTGGCGAGCAGTGGTGCCGATCCGGTGAGCGATGCGCCGATTAAAGTCGTACAAACCACGGGTGGTAGTGCCCATTTTGGGCTGGTTAACGGCCCGGTCGATGTCGGCGCGTTCACCTATGGCCTGGTCAAGGAGGGTGAGGATTGGTATTTGCAGCCCGACAGGGAGGTTGTCAGCACCCCGACCCGCTCGGTTTTGGCGATATTTGGCACAGCCCCCACCGTGATCTACGGCGAAATGGCCACGTTGAACAACCGTATGGGTGACCTGCGGGTCAACGGCGGGCAGACCGGTGGTTGGGTTCGCAGTTTTGGTAGTCGCTACAGCATCGGCGGTAACGCCTATGGTGGTGGTTATAGTCAAACCCAGTCCGGCATTTCGATGGGGGTTGATACGCCGGTGCAGATCGCTGGCGAGCGGGTGTTGCTCGGCGCATTTGCCGGCTATAGCAAATCCAATCTGGATTTGAGCCGTGGCAGCTCTGGGGAAATTGGCAGCACATCGCTCGGTATGTATGGCACCTGGCTGGGTGACAGTGGTTACTACCTGGATACCGTGGCCAAGCTCAACCATTTCCGCAACGATGCGAAGGTCACGATGAGCGACGGCACCCAAACCAAGGGGAATTACAACAACCTGGGCGCCAGTGCGTCGGTGGAATTCGGTAAACACATTGAGCTGGATTCGGATTACTACATTGAGCCATTCACCCAATGGCAGGTGGCCGCGGTGCAAGGCAAGGACTACAGCCTCGACAATGGTCTGCGTGCGGATGCCAATACCACACGGTCCATGCTCGGGAAAGCGGGCATGAATGCGGGACGTAGTATGACCCTGGCCAATGGAAGCAAACTTCAACCTCATCTCACTGCCGCCGTAGTACGTGAGTTTGCCAGAAATAACGAAGTTCGCGTCAACGACAACAAGTTCAATAATGACTTGTCCGGCAATCGTCTTGAACTGGGCGCGGGTGTTTCTTGGACGCTGAACGACCGCTGGCAACTCCACGCAGAACTGGATACCAGCAAGGGCGATAGTGTGACAAAAGACTATGGCGTGAACATTGGGGCTCATATACGATTTTAA
- a CDS encoding DUF1345 domain-containing protein → MPLLARTHPRLTAAATLGIAVGILAPADSIISKILIGWNAGVWTYLVLMVWLATRAKAPDVKRLAEIEDENAGLVLFMVSIAAIASLATITFELAGSKDLETSRKLLHYAFTAATVIGSWLLIGVIFSVHYARLFYTWDGKEPALRFAEGLTTPNYWDFLYFSFTIGVAVQTADVGVATRTMRKIVLAQSLIGFVFNTAILGFSINIAAGLFG, encoded by the coding sequence ATGCCCCTCCTCGCCCGCACCCACCCTCGCCTGACCGCCGCTGCCACACTTGGCATCGCGGTCGGCATTCTGGCTCCGGCCGATTCGATCATCAGCAAAATCCTCATCGGCTGGAACGCCGGGGTCTGGACTTACCTCGTATTGATGGTCTGGCTCGCCACGCGTGCCAAGGCACCGGACGTCAAACGCCTTGCGGAGATCGAAGACGAAAACGCCGGGCTGGTGCTGTTCATGGTGAGCATTGCGGCGATTGCCAGCCTGGCGACCATCACCTTCGAACTGGCCGGCAGCAAAGACCTGGAAACATCGCGCAAGCTGCTGCATTACGCCTTTACCGCGGCGACGGTCATTGGTTCATGGTTGCTGATCGGGGTGATTTTCAGCGTGCACTACGCCCGCCTGTTCTACACCTGGGACGGCAAGGAGCCGGCACTGCGTTTTGCCGAGGGCCTGACCACTCCCAACTACTGGGACTTTCTGTACTTCTCGTTCACCATCGGCGTCGCGGTGCAGACGGCGGATGTGGGCGTGGCCACCCGAACCATGCGCAAGATTGTGTTGGCGCAATCGCTGATCGGTTTTGTGTTCAACACGGCGATTCTCGGGTTTTCGATCAACATCGCGGCGGGACTGTTCGGTTAG
- a CDS encoding AraC family transcriptional regulator, with product MTSHNWIDLAQDTDTGIETLRAHFEGHAYDPHWHDSYLVGVTEQGVQQFNCRRARHQSTPGKVFLLEPGDIHDGEAPTEDGFTYRMLYLDPQWLERELGELFEDAPLNSQLSFANTLTPDPQLAQATSLAFQTLHGGELKIVRQTALDGLLEHLTRHLHWRTRYSEDPRLPLVAQKAREYLHANAHLDIGLDQLAAATGVDRFRLTRAFKAAYGLAPHAYLVQLRLSKARRMLASGLQPATVAMELGFADQSHLGRWFVRAYGLTPAMYRKRCSNLPDA from the coding sequence ATGACTTCGCACAACTGGATCGACCTGGCCCAGGACACCGACACCGGCATCGAAACCTTGCGCGCGCATTTCGAGGGCCACGCCTACGACCCGCACTGGCATGACAGTTATCTGGTGGGCGTGACGGAGCAAGGCGTACAGCAATTCAACTGCCGGCGGGCCAGGCATCAAAGCACGCCGGGCAAGGTGTTTCTGCTGGAACCGGGCGACATCCACGACGGTGAAGCGCCCACCGAGGACGGCTTCACTTACCGCATGCTGTACCTCGACCCGCAATGGCTGGAACGGGAATTGGGCGAGCTGTTCGAAGACGCCCCACTCAACAGCCAACTGAGTTTCGCCAACACCCTGACCCCCGACCCGCAACTGGCCCAGGCCACCAGCCTGGCCTTCCAGACCTTGCACGGTGGCGAGCTGAAAATCGTTCGTCAGACCGCCCTCGACGGTTTGCTCGAACACCTGACCCGCCATCTGCACTGGCGCACCCGCTACAGCGAAGATCCACGCTTGCCGCTGGTGGCGCAAAAAGCCCGGGAGTACTTGCATGCCAACGCCCATCTCGATATCGGCCTCGATCAATTGGCCGCCGCCACTGGCGTAGATCGCTTTCGCCTGACCCGCGCCTTCAAGGCAGCTTATGGGTTGGCCCCACACGCTTACCTGGTACAACTGCGCCTGTCCAAGGCCCGGCGCATGCTCGCCAGCGGCTTGCAACCGGCGACGGTGGCGATGGAGTTGGGGTTTGCCGATCAAAGCCATCTGGGGCGCTGGTTTGTTCGCGCCTATGGGCTGACCCCGGCGATGTACCGCAAGCGCTGCTCAAATCTTCCAGACGCGTGA